The genome window CCCTTCATCTACATAATGCATATTGCCTTGTGGCAACTGCAACGTGTGGTGCGCGAACGGGTAAAGTATACGATCAAGCCATTTAGGAGAATTCATAGTTCTGTATTTTTTAGTTAGCAGAGCGGCACATTAGTGCTTTTTATACTTCATTATCAGCAAGGTAGCTACGTCGTCAATTGGGTAATTGTCATAGAGCAAAAAATGGTGAGCCATTCCGTCAATGGAAGCAAAAAGAAGTTTAGCCTCCAGATCAGGAAATGGGATACTGGCTTCAACCAGATTCTTTTTTATCTGTGTTTTAATAAAAGAGGTTTGTTCATTCATCTGGTTCACCAGTTGCTTTACCACTTCCGACTGCATTCTTATCCCGTGTAGCAGCTTCCAGAAGTCCTTTTTCTCTTTCAGGATCTTAATTGTCTGGCGGATGTGGTGCTCTATACTTGTCTGTGGAGTCTGATCATTATCTGTTTTTAGCAATGAAGCTTTAATGTCTTCATAGCCTTGTTTAAATATTTCTACAAGAAGTTCATCCTTACTTTTAAAATAATTATACATCAGGCCAAGCGAAATTCCTGCTGTTTCAGCTATTGTTCGGATTGATGTTTTATCGAACCCCTTTTGAGAAAATAGCTGTAGGGCTGTTTCAATTATTAAATTTTTACTCGCTTCTCTACGTTGGTTTACTTCTAATTTCAT of Pontibacter deserti contains these proteins:
- a CDS encoding TetR/AcrR family transcriptional regulator yields the protein MKLEVNQRREASKNLIIETALQLFSQKGFDKTSIRTIAETAGISLGLMYNYFKSKDELLVEIFKQGYEDIKASLLKTDNDQTPQTSIEHHIRQTIKILKEKKDFWKLLHGIRMQSEVVKQLVNQMNEQTSFIKTQIKKNLVEASIPFPDLEAKLLFASIDGMAHHFLLYDNYPIDDVATLLIMKYKKH